GCCGCCGCTATCGCCGGGCGCGCTTCGCGGCGGGAGCGCTCGGGCCCGGTGACGTGGCCAAGACCTCGGGAAGCGCCGCGAAGGTCTCGTCGACATATTCCGGCAGACTCTGGGACCCGTCCTCCGCCCACCTGCGCAGGGCCACATCCTGCGCGGCGATCGCCACCGCGGCGGTGAGCTGCGCCAACTCCTTCTTGCCACGTCCGGCGCCCAGCCTCGCGGCCAGGATTCGCGCCAGGAGTGCCCTCCACTGCTCCCGGGTGTCGAGGAAGTGGGCCCGAAGCGAGGGGGTCTCGAGCAGGAATCGGAGGTAACTCCGGTTTTGCTCCGGATCGGAGATATAGGCCTCGTACACCGCATCCAGGGCCTTGCGCACCGCCAGCAGGGGCGGTTCGTCGGCGGGCCGGGCCTCCAGCGCGTCGCCGATCTGCTCGCTGCTGTAGCGCAACCGCCAGAGCACGACGTCTTCCTTCGTCTCGAAGTACCGGAAGAACGTCCGGCGTGAGATGCCCGCCGCCTCCGCGATGTCCTCGATGGTGGTCTCGGCGAACCCCCGCTCGACGAACAGGTTGAGCGCCACCTCTCCGAGTTCCAGGCGGAGCAGGCGTTGCTTGCGCTCGCGCAGGTTTGGCTGCTCGGGGCTCTTGCTTCGCCCGTCCATGATCGGTCCCTTCCTCGCCCCTCCCTGTAGCACGCCGTCCCCTCCGGGTGCACCAGGTGGCACCTCATGCCGACAGTGCCACTCCGCGCTACCCCTCGAACCCCTGGCGACCCATGGACGCGTCGACTCGCCTAGAACAGGACGGGAATGCGCGCGAAGCCGCGCAGACCAACGCCCGAGCCCACTCCGGCGCCCCATTTCAACTGCTCCGCGGGGACCGCGAGCCGCAACTTCGGGTAGCGCCGGAACAGGGTCTCGAAGGCAATCTGCCCCTCGAGCCGGGCCAGGGGCGCGCCCAGGCAGACATGGATGCCCTTGCCGAAGGCGATGTTCCGGTGAGCCTCGGGCCGCGTGATGTCATACACGTCCGGATCGGGGAAGCGCGAGGGATCCCGGTTGGCCGAGCCGAGACCGATCGACAGCTCCGTCTCCTGGGGGATGGAGACTCCACCCACCTGCGTGTCCGCGATGGCGGTGCGCGCCGTCCCGATGTAATCGACTGGACCCCAGTAGCGCAGTGTCTCTTCCACCATTCCCTTGGCGAGCGAGGGGTCGGCCACCATGCGCGCGTGCTGGTCCGGGTGGGAGAACAACGCGACCACGCCATTGCCAATCAGGTTCACGGTCGTCAGGTGCCCGGCGAAGAAGAGGACGTGCACCATGGAGATCATCTCCTCATGGCCGAGCCTGTCTCCGTCCTCCTCCTGCGTATGGACCATCTGGCTGATCATGTCCTCGGCCGGCTCGCGCCGCTTGCGCTCGAACAACTCTTCCAGATAGGCGTTGAATCGCCGCGTCTGATCCCGCCGCGTCGCCGCCAGCGAGGCGTCGAACCGGTCGGTGTTCATGAGGAGCTCGGCCAGGTGGTTGATGCGCTCGCGGTCCTCCTCGGGAATGCCGAGCAGGTCGCTGATGACCGTGATGGGCATGGGATAGGCGAACGCCTCGAGCAGGTCCATCTGGCGATCCGGCGCCGCCTGTCCGCGCCCGGCGGCCTCGCGCTCGGCCTTGTCGAGCAAGGCGTCGGTGATGCGCTGGACGCGTGGCCGCAAGGTCTCCATGGCGCGGGCGGTGAAGCTCGGCTGGACGAGCTTGCGCAGGCGCGTGTGGTCGGGCGGGTCGCGCGAGATGAGGCTGTCGGCGAGGGGTCTGGCCTCCTCGGGCATGTGGGCCAGACCCTCGATCTGCCGGGGCGTCATCCCCGTGCGGAAGTCGGAGGACAGGCTCCCATCGAGGAGCGCGGCCACGGCCTCGTCATAGCGGGTGACGAGGAGCCGCTCCTCGCTCGAGGCGAGGT
Above is a window of Cystobacter fuscus DNA encoding:
- a CDS encoding TetR family transcriptional regulator gives rise to the protein MDGRSKSPEQPNLRERKQRLLRLELGEVALNLFVERGFAETTIEDIAEAAGISRRTFFRYFETKEDVVLWRLRYSSEQIGDALEARPADEPPLLAVRKALDAVYEAYISDPEQNRSYLRFLLETPSLRAHFLDTREQWRALLARILAARLGAGRGKKELAQLTAAVAIAAQDVALRRWAEDGSQSLPEYVDETFAALPEVLATSPGPSAPAAKRARR
- a CDS encoding cytochrome P450 family protein, translated to MKPMDESQKQTVEGVPSPAGTCPFKHLMEAPAPSGGSVVLDRENPEFLTTAYATYARLREQAPVVRTLFARGVMDTRKVDSRAGSTADLASSEERLLVTRYDEAVAALLDGSLSSDFRTGMTPRQIEGLAHMPEEARPLADSLISRDPPDHTRLRKLVQPSFTARAMETLRPRVQRITDALLDKAEREAAGRGQAAPDRQMDLLEAFAYPMPITVISDLLGIPEEDRERINHLAELLMNTDRFDASLAATRRDQTRRFNAYLEELFERKRREPAEDMISQMVHTQEEDGDRLGHEEMISMVHVLFFAGHLTTVNLIGNGVVALFSHPDQHARMVADPSLAKGMVEETLRYWGPVDYIGTARTAIADTQVGGVSIPQETELSIGLGSANRDPSRFPDPDVYDITRPEAHRNIAFGKGIHVCLGAPLARLEGQIAFETLFRRYPKLRLAVPAEQLKWGAGVGSGVGLRGFARIPVLF